From Desulfuromonas soudanensis, the proteins below share one genomic window:
- a CDS encoding NAD-glutamate dehydrogenase domain-containing protein, producing the protein MINFPADTDTIIEGAKKRLYGEVLREIGGSCGSAGENLHWLMARMHPYFSITMQDEPEAVAALATRMHLLGREQRLVLADRETRLIVARPNRPGSLYDTLKNLREREISYAQFTQSYGTLPGLAEGLEVQRFEFERKSNQEIAEAGKVKIPGGIRREISGAIRDFYPDVEPGEFDRLLRLLWLNNEHYVRVSPAKRVAQVLWLYLQSILYGGIYFDAEETEDTEHQREYRVMFAASNPPQNDFLQQIMEVFNRLGIGVKRAYCLTISNGVHPYFLGNFYVRTRDAGLVDKNSELFTGLRKELYNTQILSTTSHVYRQFVAGGIIPGEEASLVNALIGFCHTNLAHNQPDRFGFEDVMRAFDSHPAMALQLIRLFKTRFDPALKDRAALYGRTLSEVTAAIEAYNTGHRHLDDVRRSIFRCALIFIRHTLKTNFFIPEKQALAFRLDPAYLAELGSDFTDDLPPERPFRITFFFGRHGAGFHIGFSDIARGGWRTILTRGWDDYVTSANTIFRENYVLAHTQHLKNKDIYEGGSKMVVVLDSADLADQDLVTRRLYKLQFGFINAFFDIFVTENGRAKDPRVVDYYGEDEPIELGPDENMHDEMVEMIARQSVRRGYILGIGVISSKRVGINHKEYGVTSAGVVKFAEITMAELGIDIGKDPFTVKFTGGPNGDVAGNAMRLLLERCPKVRINLVIDGTGALFDPSGADPEALKKIILKGDVDAFDPQALQEGGFLLYRTQRRTEGLCELYRKVVRCAGELAEEWITVDEFYRDYNGLTFTVAADLFIPAGGRPETIDAENWERFLLEDGTPSARAIVEGANSFLTPAARVELQKKGVVLLRDASANKCGVISSSYEIIANLLMNEKEFLANKERYVADVLEILERRAGDEARLIFRRHREAGGSQLYTEISAGISQEINGHYARLFAFFQSRPELCDDPLFKRAIESHMPALVRSSTKYRGRIKNLPPKYRYAILASELASSLVYRGDSEASFVEMLRAHLMRSLSI; encoded by the coding sequence ATGATTAATTTCCCTGCCGATACGGACACGATCATCGAGGGGGCAAAAAAACGCCTGTACGGGGAGGTGCTGCGGGAAATCGGCGGCAGTTGCGGCAGTGCCGGCGAAAATCTGCACTGGCTGATGGCCCGGATGCACCCCTATTTTTCCATCACCATGCAGGACGAACCGGAAGCGGTGGCCGCCCTGGCCACCCGGATGCACCTCCTCGGCCGCGAGCAGCGCCTGGTCCTCGCCGATCGCGAGACGCGCCTCATCGTCGCCCGCCCCAACCGCCCCGGGTCCCTCTACGACACCCTGAAGAACCTGCGCGAGCGGGAGATTTCCTACGCCCAGTTCACCCAGTCCTACGGGACCCTCCCCGGGCTCGCCGAGGGGCTCGAGGTTCAGCGCTTCGAGTTCGAGCGCAAGAGCAACCAGGAGATCGCTGAGGCCGGGAAGGTCAAGATCCCGGGCGGCATCCGCCGGGAGATATCCGGCGCCATCCGGGACTTTTATCCCGATGTCGAGCCCGGGGAGTTCGATCGCCTCCTGCGTCTCCTCTGGCTCAATAACGAACATTATGTGCGGGTCTCCCCCGCCAAGCGCGTCGCCCAGGTCCTCTGGCTCTATCTGCAGAGCATTCTCTACGGGGGGATCTATTTCGACGCCGAGGAAACCGAGGATACGGAGCACCAGCGCGAATACCGGGTCATGTTCGCCGCCAGCAATCCCCCCCAGAACGACTTTCTTCAGCAGATCATGGAGGTTTTCAACCGCCTCGGCATCGGCGTGAAAAGGGCCTACTGCCTGACCATCAGCAACGGCGTTCACCCGTACTTTCTGGGGAATTTCTACGTGCGCACCCGGGACGCCGGGCTGGTGGACAAGAACTCGGAGCTCTTCACCGGGCTGCGCAAGGAGCTCTACAACACCCAGATCCTCTCCACCACCTCCCACGTCTACCGCCAGTTCGTGGCGGGAGGAATCATCCCCGGCGAAGAGGCGTCCCTGGTCAATGCCCTGATCGGCTTCTGTCACACCAACCTGGCCCACAACCAGCCCGACCGCTTCGGTTTCGAGGACGTGATGCGGGCCTTTGACAGCCATCCCGCCATGGCCCTGCAGCTGATCCGGCTCTTCAAGACCCGCTTCGACCCGGCCCTCAAGGATCGCGCAGCGCTCTACGGCCGCACCCTGAGCGAAGTCACTGCGGCCATCGAGGCCTACAACACCGGACACCGGCATCTCGACGACGTGCGGCGGTCGATATTCCGCTGCGCCCTGATCTTTATCCGCCATACCCTGAAAACCAATTTTTTCATCCCGGAAAAACAGGCCCTGGCCTTTCGCCTCGATCCTGCCTACCTGGCCGAGCTAGGGTCCGACTTTACCGACGATCTCCCCCCCGAGCGCCCTTTTCGCATCACCTTCTTCTTCGGTCGCCACGGTGCCGGCTTTCACATCGGCTTCTCCGACATCGCCCGCGGCGGCTGGCGCACCATCCTCACCCGAGGCTGGGACGACTACGTCACCTCGGCCAACACCATCTTCCGGGAAAACTACGTCCTCGCCCACACCCAGCACCTCAAGAACAAGGATATCTACGAGGGGGGATCGAAGATGGTGGTGGTCCTCGATTCGGCCGATCTCGCCGATCAGGATCTCGTCACCCGGCGCCTCTACAAGCTGCAGTTCGGCTTCATTAACGCCTTTTTCGATATCTTCGTCACCGAGAACGGCCGGGCCAAAGATCCCCGGGTCGTCGATTATTACGGCGAGGACGAGCCGATCGAGCTCGGCCCCGACGAGAACATGCACGACGAGATGGTGGAGATGATCGCCCGCCAGTCGGTGCGCCGCGGCTACATCCTCGGCATCGGCGTCATCTCCAGCAAGAGGGTCGGCATCAATCACAAGGAATACGGGGTCACCAGCGCCGGGGTCGTCAAGTTCGCCGAGATCACCATGGCCGAACTCGGCATCGACATCGGCAAGGATCCCTTTACGGTGAAGTTCACCGGCGGACCCAACGGCGACGTCGCCGGCAACGCCATGCGCCTCCTTCTCGAGCGTTGTCCTAAGGTGCGAATCAACCTGGTCATCGACGGCACCGGCGCCCTCTTCGACCCCAGCGGCGCCGACCCCGAAGCCTTGAAAAAGATCATCCTCAAGGGGGACGTCGACGCCTTCGACCCGCAGGCGCTCCAGGAGGGGGGATTTCTCTTGTACCGCACCCAGCGCCGAACCGAAGGGCTCTGCGAGCTTTACCGGAAGGTGGTGCGGTGCGCGGGGGAGCTGGCGGAAGAGTGGATCACCGTCGACGAATTCTACCGCGACTACAACGGCCTGACCTTCACCGTCGCCGCCGACCTCTTCATCCCAGCCGGCGGGCGTCCCGAAACGATCGACGCCGAGAACTGGGAGCGCTTCCTCCTCGAGGACGGCACCCCGAGCGCCCGGGCCATCGTCGAGGGGGCCAACTCCTTCCTCACCCCCGCGGCCCGCGTCGAACTGCAGAAAAAAGGGGTTGTCCTCCTTCGCGACGCCTCGGCCAACAAGTGCGGGGTGATCTCCTCCTCCTACGAGATCATCGCCAATCTGCTGATGAACGAGAAGGAGTTTCTCGCCAACAAGGAGCGCTATGTCGCCGACGTCCTCGAGATTCTCGAACGCCGCGCCGGAGACGAGGCGCGCCTGATCTTCCGCCGCCACCGCGAGGCCGGCGGCAGCCAGCTCTACACGGAGATCTCGGCGGGGATCAGCCAGGAGATCAACGGCCACTACGCCCGGTTGTTCGCCTTCTTCCAGTCCCGCCCCGAGCTCTGCGACGATCCGCTCTTCAAAAGAGCCATCGAATCCCACATGCCGGCCCTGGTGCGGAGCAGCACCAAGTACCGGGGGCGGATCAAAAACCTCCCCCCCAAATACCGCTACGCCATCCTCGCCTCCGAGCTCGCCTCGTCCCTCGTCTACCGCGGCGATTCGGAGGCCAGTTTCGTCGAGATGCTCCGCGCCCATCTGATGCGCAGCCTGAGCATCTGA
- a CDS encoding TAXI family TRAP transporter solute-binding subunit — MKKTAIIVLVLAMALVGCKEKTEQKAESGAVRYLTIGTGGVTGVYYPTGGAISKLVNENSDKYNLRMTVESTGGSVFNVNALMNGDLQMGVVQSDLQYQAYKGLGEWTGNPQEKLRAMFAIHPEAVTILSAADKNINSVADLKGKVVNIGAPGTGQRVNALDLFAAAGIDEKDVTIEGIKPAEAAGMLQDGRIDAYFYTVGHPNGSIKEAVAGARKVAFVPVDADLVAKLVAEQPYYAPADIPVAQYPGVTNTADVPTFGVKATICTSAAVPDDVIYTVTKEVFENIEELRKLHPALAVLTRENMMQGLSAPLHPGAVKYFKEVGLIK; from the coding sequence ATGAAGAAAACGGCAATAATCGTCCTGGTTCTGGCTATGGCCCTTGTCGGCTGCAAGGAAAAAACCGAGCAAAAGGCAGAGAGCGGCGCGGTCCGCTACCTGACCATAGGGACCGGCGGCGTCACCGGCGTCTATTATCCCACCGGCGGTGCCATCAGCAAGCTGGTCAACGAAAACAGCGATAAATACAACCTGCGGATGACCGTCGAGTCGACGGGGGGGTCGGTCTTCAACGTCAACGCCCTGATGAACGGCGACCTCCAGATGGGCGTCGTCCAGTCCGACCTGCAGTACCAGGCCTACAAGGGGCTCGGCGAATGGACGGGGAATCCGCAGGAGAAATTGCGGGCGATGTTCGCCATCCACCCCGAGGCCGTGACCATCCTCTCCGCCGCCGACAAAAATATCAACAGCGTCGCCGACCTCAAGGGGAAGGTCGTCAACATCGGCGCTCCCGGCACCGGTCAGCGGGTCAACGCCCTCGACCTCTTCGCCGCCGCCGGGATTGACGAGAAGGATGTCACCATCGAGGGGATCAAACCGGCCGAGGCCGCCGGGATGCTGCAGGACGGCCGCATCGACGCCTACTTCTACACCGTCGGCCATCCCAACGGTTCGATCAAGGAGGCCGTCGCCGGCGCCCGCAAGGTCGCCTTCGTCCCCGTCGACGCCGACCTGGTTGCCAAGCTGGTTGCCGAGCAGCCCTACTACGCCCCGGCCGATATCCCCGTCGCCCAGTATCCCGGGGTGACCAATACCGCCGACGTCCCGACCTTCGGCGTCAAGGCGACGATCTGCACCTCCGCCGCCGTCCCCGACGACGTGATCTACACCGTCACCAAGGAAGTCTTCGAGAACATCGAGGAGCTGCGCAAGCTTCACCCGGCCCTGGCGGTGCTGACCCGCGAGAACATGATGCAGGGACTCTCCGCCCCCCTCCATCCCGGCGCCGTCAAGTATTTCAAGGAAGTCGGTCTGATTAAGTAG
- a CDS encoding TRAP transporter permease → MSDQDKELQDEGLETARRMKEEEELGLRRVQGWQRYIVPAVALCWSLFQLSLSSWLILDSTYIRAIHLAFALIIVFLSYPTLRRDVKIPGLRWLGEKHTIPAADYLVAILGALAALYIVIDYNGLAARIGQPNLRDLVIGTFLVLILLDAARRVIGPALPIIAGLFTFYAFFGPYMPEFLAFRGVSLARYIGQISLTTEGIFGIPLDVSARIVFLFVLFGALLERAGAGRFFIDLAMSLLGRYKGGPAKAAVLASGLTGLVSGSSIANVVTTGTFTIPMMKKVGYPAYKAAAIEVAVSTNGQLMPPVMGAAAFIIAEYVNIPYLEVCKAAAVPAFASYMALFFIVHLEASKLGMKGIPQIDLPRFFFTLVNGWQYLLPIFVLLYELIIPRHSPDLAAFRSILLLAAIMLFQHAVGRKKHGITFGEGIKRGFLDIVAGLIAGARNMVSVAVATASAGIVVGVVTMGLGGLITAVIDTLSMGNLGLMLFITAAACMILGMGLPTTANYIVMASLTAPALVTIAGWQGFEVPLIAAHLFVFYFGILADDTPPVGLAAYAAAAIAKSDPIRTGLQGFMYDIRTAVLPFMFIFNTDMLLLGIDSIPLAFYIFAMTCVGMFAFASATMGWFAVRNRWYEYPLLIAVAALMFRPGFFAAYLGIDNHYLSYLVGLALWGAIYALQRLRTGFGNKQTPLAA, encoded by the coding sequence ATGAGCGACCAGGACAAGGAGCTGCAGGACGAAGGTCTCGAAACGGCCCGGCGGATGAAGGAGGAGGAGGAGCTGGGCCTGCGCCGGGTGCAGGGGTGGCAGCGCTACATCGTTCCGGCGGTGGCCCTGTGCTGGTCCCTCTTTCAGCTCTCCCTCTCCAGCTGGCTGATTCTCGATTCCACCTATATTCGCGCCATTCACCTGGCCTTCGCCCTCATCATCGTCTTCCTCTCCTACCCGACGCTGCGCCGCGACGTGAAGATCCCCGGGCTGCGCTGGCTCGGGGAAAAGCACACCATCCCCGCCGCCGACTATCTGGTGGCGATCCTCGGCGCCCTGGCGGCGCTGTACATCGTCATCGACTATAACGGTCTCGCCGCCCGCATCGGCCAGCCGAACCTGCGCGACCTGGTGATCGGCACCTTTCTGGTGCTCATCCTTCTCGACGCCGCCCGCCGGGTCATCGGACCGGCGCTGCCGATCATCGCCGGCCTCTTCACCTTCTACGCCTTCTTCGGCCCCTACATGCCGGAATTCCTCGCCTTCAGGGGGGTTTCCCTCGCCCGTTACATCGGCCAGATCTCCCTGACCACCGAAGGAATCTTCGGCATCCCCCTCGACGTCTCGGCGCGGATCGTCTTTCTCTTCGTCCTCTTCGGCGCTCTCCTCGAGCGCGCCGGGGCCGGGCGCTTCTTCATCGACCTGGCCATGAGCCTCCTCGGGCGCTACAAGGGGGGACCGGCCAAGGCGGCGGTCCTCGCCAGCGGTCTCACGGGCCTCGTCTCCGGCTCCTCCATCGCCAACGTCGTCACCACCGGCACCTTCACCATCCCGATGATGAAGAAGGTCGGCTATCCGGCCTACAAGGCGGCGGCCATCGAGGTGGCGGTGTCGACCAACGGCCAGCTGATGCCGCCGGTCATGGGGGCTGCGGCCTTCATCATCGCCGAGTACGTCAACATCCCCTATCTTGAGGTCTGCAAGGCGGCGGCGGTGCCGGCCTTCGCCTCCTACATGGCGCTCTTTTTCATCGTTCACCTCGAGGCCTCCAAGCTCGGGATGAAGGGGATTCCCCAGATCGACCTGCCGCGCTTCTTTTTCACCCTGGTCAACGGCTGGCAGTACCTCCTGCCGATCTTCGTCCTCCTTTACGAGCTCATCATCCCCCGCCACTCCCCCGATCTCGCCGCCTTCCGCTCCATCCTCCTTCTGGCGGCGATCATGCTCTTCCAGCATGCCGTCGGCCGCAAAAAACACGGCATCACCTTCGGCGAGGGGATCAAACGCGGTTTTCTCGACATCGTCGCCGGCCTCATCGCCGGGGCGCGCAACATGGTGAGCGTCGCCGTCGCCACCGCCTCGGCGGGGATCGTCGTCGGCGTGGTGACCATGGGGCTCGGCGGGCTGATCACCGCCGTCATCGACACCCTGAGCATGGGGAACCTGGGGCTGATGCTCTTCATCACCGCCGCCGCCTGCATGATTCTGGGGATGGGGCTGCCGACCACCGCCAACTACATCGTCATGGCGTCGCTGACCGCTCCGGCCCTGGTGACCATCGCCGGCTGGCAGGGGTTCGAGGTGCCGCTCATCGCCGCCCATCTCTTCGTCTTCTACTTCGGGATCCTCGCCGACGACACGCCGCCGGTCGGTCTGGCGGCCTACGCCGCCGCCGCCATCGCCAAGAGCGATCCGATCAGGACCGGCCTGCAGGGGTTCATGTACGACATCCGCACCGCCGTTCTCCCCTTCATGTTCATCTTCAACACCGACATGCTCCTCCTCGGGATCGACTCCATCCCCCTGGCGTTCTACATCTTCGCCATGACCTGCGTCGGGATGTTCGCCTTTGCCTCGGCGACCATGGGGTGGTTCGCCGTCAGGAACCGCTGGTACGAGTACCCTCTCCTCATTGCTGTTGCGGCGCTCATGTTCCGCCCCGGATTCTTCGCGGCCTACCTGGGGATCGACAATCATTACCTGAGCTATCTGGTCGGTCTGGCCCTGTGGGGGGCGATCTACGCCCTGCAGCGGCTTCGTACCGGATTCGGCAACAAACAGACACCTCTTGCAGCTTAA
- a CDS encoding transposase, whose protein sequence is MIPLYPSLMPRKPRLHYPGAVYHVILRGNSGQDVFFDAGDRTRFFLLMQESVERFGYRVHAFCLMTTHLHLALQVGDIPLSRIMQNVGFRYTQFINRKYHRTGHLFQGRYKALLIDADSYLLELIRYIHLNPVRAGMVRSPEEYPWSSHSSYDGAVPRPPWLTVDWALAQFAGEADTAVERYQTFVADGLGEGHRKDFHSGSFEGRALGDDSFIDQALLKAEEKRVSDIALNQVIASVCLIYQLTTAELRAAGKAQPAAEARAVAALLVRNSDSLSLIELAGFLKRDLSGLSHAARRIERRVKTDGLLGAKWQEVSENLRISVCQA, encoded by the coding sequence GTGATTCCCCTCTATCCTTCACTCATGCCACGCAAACCTCGACTTCATTATCCCGGCGCCGTTTATCACGTCATTCTGCGTGGGAATAGCGGCCAAGACGTCTTCTTCGATGCGGGTGACCGTACGCGGTTCTTCTTGCTGATGCAGGAAAGCGTCGAGCGCTTCGGGTATCGCGTCCATGCCTTTTGCCTCATGACTACGCATCTTCATCTCGCCCTTCAGGTGGGAGATATCCCCCTCTCCCGGATTATGCAGAATGTCGGGTTTCGCTACACCCAGTTCATTAATCGCAAATATCACCGGACCGGGCATCTCTTCCAAGGGAGGTACAAGGCGCTTCTGATTGATGCCGACAGCTACCTGTTGGAACTGATCCGCTACATTCACCTCAATCCGGTCCGGGCCGGAATGGTTCGATCTCCGGAAGAGTACCCTTGGTCCAGCCATTCCAGTTATGATGGCGCTGTTCCCAGACCGCCTTGGTTGACTGTCGATTGGGCGCTGGCTCAGTTCGCGGGAGAGGCAGATACGGCCGTCGAGCGCTATCAGACGTTTGTCGCCGATGGATTAGGGGAGGGGCACCGGAAGGATTTTCACAGCGGATCGTTCGAAGGCCGTGCCCTCGGGGACGATAGCTTTATCGATCAGGCTCTGCTGAAAGCGGAAGAGAAAAGAGTAAGCGACATCGCCCTGAATCAGGTCATCGCGAGCGTCTGCTTGATCTATCAACTGACCACCGCTGAACTGAGGGCCGCAGGAAAGGCCCAACCGGCCGCAGAGGCCAGGGCGGTTGCCGCGCTCCTGGTCAGGAATTCAGATTCGCTATCTTTGATCGAACTGGCCGGATTTCTCAAGAGGGATCTTTCCGGGCTCAGTCATGCAGCACGCCGGATTGAACGGCGAGTGAAAACGGATGGTTTGTTGGGTGCGAAATGGCAGGAGGTGTCGGAGAACTTGAGAATCTCCGTTTGTCAGGCTTGA
- a CDS encoding universal stress protein, protein MIPKYGTLLYATDLTVNAAHAFRHAVAVARCHDARIVVLHVLPEVEPAMLNYISTVMGEDKLARFELEHKDEVADQIRLRLHQFAKEELADRPEDLEKIAGIEVHHGNAVARILEASDRIDADLIVVGSHGKGRLKYAFLGSVAEKLLRKSHRPVLVVPLND, encoded by the coding sequence ATGATCCCCAAGTACGGTACCCTGCTCTATGCCACCGACCTGACGGTCAATGCCGCCCACGCCTTTCGTCACGCCGTCGCCGTGGCCCGCTGCCACGACGCCAGAATCGTGGTGCTTCACGTCCTCCCCGAGGTCGAGCCGGCGATGCTCAACTACATCTCCACGGTGATGGGGGAGGACAAGCTGGCCAGGTTCGAACTCGAGCACAAGGACGAGGTCGCCGACCAGATCCGCCTGCGTCTCCATCAGTTCGCCAAGGAGGAACTCGCCGACCGCCCCGAGGATCTGGAGAAGATCGCCGGCATCGAGGTTCATCACGGCAACGCCGTCGCCCGCATTCTCGAGGCCTCCGACCGCATCGACGCCGACCTGATCGTCGTCGGCAGCCACGGCAAGGGGCGCCTCAAGTACGCCTTTCTCGGCAGCGTCGCCGAAAAGCTCCTGCGCAAGTCGCACCGGCCGGTGCTGGTGGTGCCGCTCAATGATTAA
- a CDS encoding PKD domain-containing protein: protein MSNLTPSPVIDAGTDQYALTGKVVNLAGTSYDSAGGPLTYQWNLVSTPSGSATTLSGANTLTPSFTADLPGDYVLSLLADDGELQSQTDTVTVHANVINCTFDNPATLGMSGVIETSLSGDIVPLCDGWVLSANTTDNRVELQNVFTEEFERSVSVDGAVRDMEFDDESGLLYAVKKDLPSISRVDMQAGTANLIPLPSLPLDLALGGSNKLFVSLRSDPLNIYADYSSISLVNGATGSVLKTWPDTSFSADSILLAYDRSGQQLVAGEVWINPAELKRYAFDEGALTLNLVDQRGYVGTSAGDLQISPDGRHAAFTTGSGNGSVNPYTIFDFSTDDFGTVYGEWDTDAYPLSGSFSPDGNYFVATNGSAIQLFDVANHNLLAEYPVSCNGLLETEMVTRFSRGGNILFAYGTCTGASSSTGRIFWQVIEP from the coding sequence TTGTCAAACCTGACCCCTTCCCCCGTGATCGATGCCGGCACGGATCAATACGCCCTGACCGGCAAGGTCGTGAACCTGGCGGGGACATCCTACGACAGTGCCGGGGGGCCATTGACCTATCAGTGGAACCTGGTTTCCACTCCGAGCGGGAGCGCCACGACCCTTTCCGGCGCGAATACGCTCACCCCAAGCTTTACCGCCGATCTGCCAGGCGATTATGTCCTTTCTCTGCTGGCGGACGACGGAGAGCTGCAAAGCCAGACAGATACGGTCACGGTGCATGCCAACGTCATTAACTGCACCTTCGACAACCCCGCAACACTCGGAATGTCGGGGGTTATCGAGACCAGCCTGTCAGGGGATATCGTCCCCCTCTGCGACGGCTGGGTCCTCTCCGCCAACACGACGGACAACCGGGTCGAACTGCAAAACGTGTTCACCGAGGAGTTCGAGCGCTCCGTGTCGGTCGACGGCGCGGTTCGCGATATGGAGTTCGACGATGAGTCGGGCCTGCTCTACGCCGTCAAGAAAGATCTGCCGAGCATTTCCCGCGTCGATATGCAAGCCGGGACGGCTAACCTCATTCCCCTGCCGTCTCTCCCCCTCGATCTGGCGCTGGGGGGCAGCAACAAGCTCTTCGTCAGCCTGAGGTCCGACCCACTGAATATTTATGCCGACTATTCATCCATCAGCCTGGTGAATGGCGCCACGGGAAGCGTGCTGAAAACCTGGCCCGACACCTCGTTTAGCGCCGACAGCATTCTTTTGGCATACGACCGCTCCGGGCAACAGCTGGTTGCCGGCGAGGTCTGGATCAACCCGGCGGAACTCAAACGCTACGCCTTCGACGAAGGGGCCTTGACGCTCAATCTGGTCGATCAGCGGGGTTATGTTGGCACCTCTGCCGGCGATCTGCAAATCTCCCCCGATGGCAGGCATGCGGCTTTCACGACCGGATCTGGCAATGGCTCCGTCAACCCGTACACTATCTTCGATTTCAGTACGGATGACTTTGGCACTGTCTATGGGGAGTGGGATACGGATGCCTATCCGCTCTCCGGCTCCTTCAGCCCGGATGGGAACTATTTCGTAGCCACCAACGGGTCCGCTATCCAGCTTTTCGATGTCGCTAACCACAATTTGCTGGCGGAATATCCGGTATCCTGCAATGGATTGCTGGAGACGGAAATGGTGACGCGCTTTTCCCGGGGGGGGAACATTCTTTTCGCCTACGGGACCTGCACTGGCGCTTCGTCGAGCACCGGCAGGATTTTCTGGCAGGTGATCGAACCCTAG